The following proteins are encoded in a genomic region of Mycoplasmopsis columbinasalis:
- the secG gene encoding preprotein translocase subunit SecG, with amino-acid sequence MVAVTVFLIIFSLIIIVVSLMMAPDSNAFSGALVGSNDLELFKNSKERGIKKVLKYTMLVTGILLLIFAIVLRVVMK; translated from the coding sequence ATGGTTGCAGTTACAGTCTTTTTGATAATTTTTAGTCTCATAATTATTGTTGTTTCTTTAATGATGGCTCCAGATTCAAACGCATTTTCAGGTGCATTAGTAGGATCAAATGACTTAGAACTTTTTAAAAATTCAAAGGAAAGGGGCATCAAAAAAGTACTTAAATATACGATGTTAGTAACAGGAATTTTGTTATTAATTTTTGCAATAGTACTCAGAGTGGTAATGAAATAA